A genomic stretch from Solanum stenotomum isolate F172 chromosome 8, ASM1918654v1, whole genome shotgun sequence includes:
- the LOC125873100 gene encoding 60S ribosomal protein L18a — MVTFKFHQYQVVGRALPSETDEHPKIYRMKLWATNEVRAKSKFWYFLRKLKKVKKSNGQMLAINEIFEKYPTKIKNYGIWLRYQSRTGYHNMYKEYRDTTLNGAVEQMYTEMASRHRVRHHCIQIIKTATIPAKLCKRESTKQFHDSKIKFPLVFKKVRPPTRKLKTTYKATKPNLFM; from the exons ATGGTGACCTTCAAA TTTCATCAGTACCAGGTGGTGGGTAGAGCTCTTCCATCAGAGACCGATGAACACCCAAAGATCTATCGCATGAAACTTTGGGCTACCAATGAGGTCCGTGCGAAATCCAAGTTCTG GTACTTTTTGAGGAAGCTGAAGAAGGTTAAGAAGAGCAACGGGCAGATGCTTGCTATTAATGAG ATCTTTGAGAAGTACCCTACTAAGATCAAGAACTACGGCATTTGGTTGCGTTATCAGAGTCGCACTGGGTACCACAACATGTACAAGGAGTACCGTGATACCACATTGAATGGAGCTGTAGAACAGATGTACACAGAGATGGCTTCACGTCACAGGGTCCGCCATCACTGCATCCAGATCATTAAGACGGCCACTATTCCAGCTAAACTGTGCAAGAGGGAGAGCACCAAGCAGTTCCATGACTCCAAAATCAAGTTCCCCTTGGTGTTCAAGAAAGTCAGACCACCTACTAGGAAACTCAAGACTACATACAAGGCTACAAAACCCAACTTGTTCATGTAA
- the LOC125873499 gene encoding non-specific lipid-transfer protein Lac s 1-like codes for MASYSNLLSPKKSLNLLLICTVLAVALPAEALLSCSTVFSSLEGCATYIVLGGRPVPPECCSGLKSLISTAKTIPNRKSFCSCIKGVAYSATPEELARAAGLSRRCHARVPFKISPDVDCSKVK; via the coding sequence ATGGCTAGTTATTCCAATTTGTTAAGTCCTaaaaaatcacttaatttgCTCCTCATTTGCACGGTTCTGGCAGTGGCACTTCCAGCGGAGGCATTACTATCGTGTAGCACGGTGTTTAGCAGCCTCGAGGGATGTGCCACTTATATCGTACTTGGTGGTAGACCTGTGCCACCAGAATGTTGCAGTGGACTTAAATCTCTTATTTCTACCGCCAAAACCATCCCTAATCGCAAGAGCTTTTGCTCATGCATCAAGGGTGTTGCTTATAGTGCAACCCCTGAAGAACTCGCCCGCGCAGCCGGTCTGTCCCGACGATGTCACGCCCGTGTTCCGTTCAAGATTAGCCCAGATGTGGACTGCTCAAAggtcaaataa